A stretch of Pelecanus crispus isolate bPelCri1 chromosome 3, bPelCri1.pri, whole genome shotgun sequence DNA encodes these proteins:
- the TAF5L gene encoding TAF5-like RNA polymerase II p300/CBP-associated factor-associated factor 65 kDa subunit 5L isoform X2, whose protein sequence is MKRVRAEQIQMAVSCYLKRRQYVDSEGPLKQGLRLCQTAEEMAANLTVQSESGCANVVSAAPCLAEPQQYEVQFGRLRNFLTDSDSQHSHEVMPLLYPLFVYLHLNMVQNGLKSTVDSFYSRFHGMFLQNASQKDIIEQLQTTMTIQDILSNLKLRAFLDNKYVIRLQEDSYNYLLRYLQSDNNNALCKVLTLHIHLDVQPAKRTDYQLYAGGSSSRNESNGLEPSDVPASILQNEAALDLLQDSIKRVKDGPPSLTTICFYAFYNTEQLLNTAEISPNSKLLAAGFDNSCVKLWSLRSRKLKSEPHLVDVSRIRLACDILDEEEEEDDSAGTEMKILRGHCGPVYSTRFLSDSSGLLSCSEDMSIRYWDLGSFTNTVLYQGHAYPVWDLDISPCSLYFASGSHDRTARLWSFDRTYPLRIYAGHLADVDCVKFHPNSNYLATGSTDKTVRLWSTQQGNSVRLFTGHRGPVLALAFSPNGKYLASAGEDQRLKLWDLASGTLYKELRGHTDNITSLTFSPDSSLIASASMDNSVRVWDIRNTYCNAPADGSSSELVGVYTGQMNNVLSVQFMACNLLLVTGIAQENQEH, encoded by the exons ATGAAACGCGTACGCGCAGAACAGATTCAGATGGCAGTGTCCTGCTACCTCAAGCGCCGTCAGTATGTGGACTCGGAAGGTCCCCTAAAACAAGGGCTGAGGCTGTGTCAGACTGCTGAAGAGATGGCAGCTAATCTCACAG TCCAATCTGAGTCTGGTTGTGCCAACGTTGtgtctgcagctccctgcctggcagAGCCACAGCAATATGAAGTACAATTTGGACGATTACGCAATTTTCTCACAG ATTCAGATTCTCAGCACAGCCATGAAGTGATGCCTCTTCTGTATCCCCTCTTTGTCTACCTCCATCTGAACATGGTCCAGAATGGCCTAAAAAGCACAGTGGACAGTTTTTACAGCCGCTTCCATGGCATGTTCTTGCAGAATGCCAGCCAGAAGGATATCATTGAGCAGTTGCAGACTACCATGACTATTCAAGATATCCTGTCCAACTTGAAGCTCCGGGCTTTTCTGGACAACAAGTACGTCATCCGCCTTCAAGAGGACAGCTACAACTACCTTCTTCGCTACCTCCAAAGTGACAACAACAACGCCCTGTGCAAAGTCCTGACCTTGCACATTCACCTGGATGTGCAGCCCGCCAAGAGGACTGACTACCAGCTCTACGCCGGTGGGAGCTCCTCGCGCAATGAGAGCAACGGCCTGGAACCCAGCGACGTGCCGGCTTCCATTCTGCAGAACGAGGCGGCGCTGGATTTACTGCAGGACAGCATTAAACGTGTCAAGGATGGGCCCCCTTCCTTAACGACCATCTGTTTCTATGCCTTCTATAACACAGAGCAGTTGCTGAACACTGCAGAGATATCACCAAATAGCAAGCTGCTCGCTGCGGGGTTCGATAATTCATGTGTGAAGCTGTGGAGCCTGCGTTCCAGGAAGTTAAAATCTGAGCCCCACCTCGTTGATGTGTCCCGCATCCGCCTGGCTTGTGACATCCTGGATGAGGAG gaggaagaggatgacaGCGCAGGCACAGAAATGAAGATCCTGAGAGGACACTGCGGACCTGTGTATAGCACAAGGTTCCTTTCAGACAGTTCAGGACTCTTATCTTGTTCTGAGGACATGTCCATCAGATACTGGGACCTCGGAAGTTTTACAAACACTGTGTTGTACCAAGGACATGCCTATCCTGTCTGGGATTTGGATATTAGCCCCTGCAGCCTGTACTTTGCCAGTGGTTCCCACGATCGCACTGCAAGGCTCTGGTCATTTGATCGGACGTACCCGCTGCGAATATACGCAGGCCATTTGGCAGACGTAGACTGTGTCAAGTTCCACCCTAATTCCAACTACTTGGCGACAGGCTCCACGGACAAAACTGTGCGCTTGTGGAGCACTCAGCAAGGCAACTCAGTGCGTCTTTTCACCGGGCACCGTGGCCCCGTGCTAGCGCTTGCGTTTTCTCCCAATGGTAAGTACCTGGCATCAGCAGGTGAAGACCAGCGGCTAAAGCTGTGGGACTTGGCATCAGGAACTCTTTACAAAGAACTGAGGGGGCACACGGACAACATAACCAGCCTTACTTTTAGCCCCGATAGTAGTTTAATTGCTTCAGCGTCGATGGACAATTCAGTCCGGGTCTGGGACATTCGGAACACTTACTGCAACGCCCCTGCAGATGGGTCTTCCAGTGAACTGGTTGGTGTATATACCGGACAAATGAATAATGTACTGAGCGTACAGTTTATGGCCTGTAATCTTCTTCTAGTGACTGGAATTGCACAAGAAAATCAggaacattaa
- the TAF5L gene encoding TAF5-like RNA polymerase II p300/CBP-associated factor-associated factor 65 kDa subunit 5L isoform X4, with the protein MPLLYPLFVYLHLNMVQNGLKSTVDSFYSRFHGMFLQNASQKDIIEQLQTTMTIQDILSNLKLRAFLDNKYVIRLQEDSYNYLLRYLQSDNNNALCKVLTLHIHLDVQPAKRTDYQLYAGGSSSRNESNGLEPSDVPASILQNEAALDLLQDSIKRVKDGPPSLTTICFYAFYNTEQLLNTAEISPNSKLLAAGFDNSCVKLWSLRSRKLKSEPHLVDVSRIRLACDILDEEEEEDDSAGTEMKILRGHCGPVYSTRFLSDSSGLLSCSEDMSIRYWDLGSFTNTVLYQGHAYPVWDLDISPCSLYFASGSHDRTARLWSFDRTYPLRIYAGHLADVDCVKFHPNSNYLATGSTDKTVRLWSTQQGNSVRLFTGHRGPVLALAFSPNGKYLASAGEDQRLKLWDLASGTLYKELRGHTDNITSLTFSPDSSLIASASMDNSVRVWDIRNTYCNAPADGSSSELVGVYTGQMNNVLSVQFMACNLLLVTGIAQENQEH; encoded by the exons ATGCCTCTTCTGTATCCCCTCTTTGTCTACCTCCATCTGAACATGGTCCAGAATGGCCTAAAAAGCACAGTGGACAGTTTTTACAGCCGCTTCCATGGCATGTTCTTGCAGAATGCCAGCCAGAAGGATATCATTGAGCAGTTGCAGACTACCATGACTATTCAAGATATCCTGTCCAACTTGAAGCTCCGGGCTTTTCTGGACAACAAGTACGTCATCCGCCTTCAAGAGGACAGCTACAACTACCTTCTTCGCTACCTCCAAAGTGACAACAACAACGCCCTGTGCAAAGTCCTGACCTTGCACATTCACCTGGATGTGCAGCCCGCCAAGAGGACTGACTACCAGCTCTACGCCGGTGGGAGCTCCTCGCGCAATGAGAGCAACGGCCTGGAACCCAGCGACGTGCCGGCTTCCATTCTGCAGAACGAGGCGGCGCTGGATTTACTGCAGGACAGCATTAAACGTGTCAAGGATGGGCCCCCTTCCTTAACGACCATCTGTTTCTATGCCTTCTATAACACAGAGCAGTTGCTGAACACTGCAGAGATATCACCAAATAGCAAGCTGCTCGCTGCGGGGTTCGATAATTCATGTGTGAAGCTGTGGAGCCTGCGTTCCAGGAAGTTAAAATCTGAGCCCCACCTCGTTGATGTGTCCCGCATCCGCCTGGCTTGTGACATCCTGGATGAGGAG gaggaagaggatgacaGCGCAGGCACAGAAATGAAGATCCTGAGAGGACACTGCGGACCTGTGTATAGCACAAGGTTCCTTTCAGACAGTTCAGGACTCTTATCTTGTTCTGAGGACATGTCCATCAGATACTGGGACCTCGGAAGTTTTACAAACACTGTGTTGTACCAAGGACATGCCTATCCTGTCTGGGATTTGGATATTAGCCCCTGCAGCCTGTACTTTGCCAGTGGTTCCCACGATCGCACTGCAAGGCTCTGGTCATTTGATCGGACGTACCCGCTGCGAATATACGCAGGCCATTTGGCAGACGTAGACTGTGTCAAGTTCCACCCTAATTCCAACTACTTGGCGACAGGCTCCACGGACAAAACTGTGCGCTTGTGGAGCACTCAGCAAGGCAACTCAGTGCGTCTTTTCACCGGGCACCGTGGCCCCGTGCTAGCGCTTGCGTTTTCTCCCAATGGTAAGTACCTGGCATCAGCAGGTGAAGACCAGCGGCTAAAGCTGTGGGACTTGGCATCAGGAACTCTTTACAAAGAACTGAGGGGGCACACGGACAACATAACCAGCCTTACTTTTAGCCCCGATAGTAGTTTAATTGCTTCAGCGTCGATGGACAATTCAGTCCGGGTCTGGGACATTCGGAACACTTACTGCAACGCCCCTGCAGATGGGTCTTCCAGTGAACTGGTTGGTGTATATACCGGACAAATGAATAATGTACTGAGCGTACAGTTTATGGCCTGTAATCTTCTTCTAGTGACTGGAATTGCACAAGAAAATCAggaacattaa
- the TAF5L gene encoding TAF5-like RNA polymerase II p300/CBP-associated factor-associated factor 65 kDa subunit 5L isoform X3 produces the protein MKRVRAEQIQMAVSCYLKRRQYVDSEGPLKQGLRLCQTAEEMAANLTVQSESGCANVVSAAPCLAEPQQYEVQFGRLRNFLTDSDSQHSHEVMPLLYPLFVYLHLNMVQNGLKSTVDSFYSRFHGMFLQNASQKDIIEQLQTTMTIQDILSNLKLRAFLDNKYVIRLQEDSYNYLLRYLQSDNNNALCKVLTLHIHLDVQPAKRTDYQLYAGGSSSRNESNGLEPSDVPASILQNEAALDLLQDSIKRVKDGPPSLTTICFYAFYNTEQLLNTAEISPNSKLLAAGFDNSCVKLWSLRSRKLKSEPHLVDVSRIRLACDILDEEEEDDSAGTEMKILRGHCGPVYSTRFLSDSSGLLSCSEDMSIRYWDLGSFTNTVLYQGHAYPVWDLDISPCSLYFASGSHDRTARLWSFDRTYPLRIYAGHLADVDCVKFHPNSNYLATGSTDKTVRLWSTQQGNSVRLFTGHRGPVLALAFSPNGKYLASAGEDQRLKLWDLASGTLYKELRGHTDNITSLTFSPDSSLIASASMDNSVRVWDIRNTYCNAPADGSSSELVGVYTGQMNNVLSVQFMACNLLLVTGIAQENQEH, from the exons ATGAAACGCGTACGCGCAGAACAGATTCAGATGGCAGTGTCCTGCTACCTCAAGCGCCGTCAGTATGTGGACTCGGAAGGTCCCCTAAAACAAGGGCTGAGGCTGTGTCAGACTGCTGAAGAGATGGCAGCTAATCTCACAG TCCAATCTGAGTCTGGTTGTGCCAACGTTGtgtctgcagctccctgcctggcagAGCCACAGCAATATGAAGTACAATTTGGACGATTACGCAATTTTCTCACAG ATTCAGATTCTCAGCACAGCCATGAAGTGATGCCTCTTCTGTATCCCCTCTTTGTCTACCTCCATCTGAACATGGTCCAGAATGGCCTAAAAAGCACAGTGGACAGTTTTTACAGCCGCTTCCATGGCATGTTCTTGCAGAATGCCAGCCAGAAGGATATCATTGAGCAGTTGCAGACTACCATGACTATTCAAGATATCCTGTCCAACTTGAAGCTCCGGGCTTTTCTGGACAACAAGTACGTCATCCGCCTTCAAGAGGACAGCTACAACTACCTTCTTCGCTACCTCCAAAGTGACAACAACAACGCCCTGTGCAAAGTCCTGACCTTGCACATTCACCTGGATGTGCAGCCCGCCAAGAGGACTGACTACCAGCTCTACGCCGGTGGGAGCTCCTCGCGCAATGAGAGCAACGGCCTGGAACCCAGCGACGTGCCGGCTTCCATTCTGCAGAACGAGGCGGCGCTGGATTTACTGCAGGACAGCATTAAACGTGTCAAGGATGGGCCCCCTTCCTTAACGACCATCTGTTTCTATGCCTTCTATAACACAGAGCAGTTGCTGAACACTGCAGAGATATCACCAAATAGCAAGCTGCTCGCTGCGGGGTTCGATAATTCATGTGTGAAGCTGTGGAGCCTGCGTTCCAGGAAGTTAAAATCTGAGCCCCACCTCGTTGATGTGTCCCGCATCCGCCTGGCTTGTGACATCCTGGATGAGGAG gaagaggatgacaGCGCAGGCACAGAAATGAAGATCCTGAGAGGACACTGCGGACCTGTGTATAGCACAAGGTTCCTTTCAGACAGTTCAGGACTCTTATCTTGTTCTGAGGACATGTCCATCAGATACTGGGACCTCGGAAGTTTTACAAACACTGTGTTGTACCAAGGACATGCCTATCCTGTCTGGGATTTGGATATTAGCCCCTGCAGCCTGTACTTTGCCAGTGGTTCCCACGATCGCACTGCAAGGCTCTGGTCATTTGATCGGACGTACCCGCTGCGAATATACGCAGGCCATTTGGCAGACGTAGACTGTGTCAAGTTCCACCCTAATTCCAACTACTTGGCGACAGGCTCCACGGACAAAACTGTGCGCTTGTGGAGCACTCAGCAAGGCAACTCAGTGCGTCTTTTCACCGGGCACCGTGGCCCCGTGCTAGCGCTTGCGTTTTCTCCCAATGGTAAGTACCTGGCATCAGCAGGTGAAGACCAGCGGCTAAAGCTGTGGGACTTGGCATCAGGAACTCTTTACAAAGAACTGAGGGGGCACACGGACAACATAACCAGCCTTACTTTTAGCCCCGATAGTAGTTTAATTGCTTCAGCGTCGATGGACAATTCAGTCCGGGTCTGGGACATTCGGAACACTTACTGCAACGCCCCTGCAGATGGGTCTTCCAGTGAACTGGTTGGTGTATATACCGGACAAATGAATAATGTACTGAGCGTACAGTTTATGGCCTGTAATCTTCTTCTAGTGACTGGAATTGCACAAGAAAATCAggaacattaa
- the TAF5L gene encoding TAF5-like RNA polymerase II p300/CBP-associated factor-associated factor 65 kDa subunit 5L isoform X1, translated as MKRVRAEQIQMAVSCYLKRRQYVDSEGPLKQGLRLCQTAEEMAANLTVQSESGCANVVSAAPCLAEPQQYEVQFGRLRNFLTDSDSQHSHEVMPLLYPLFVYLHLNMVQNGLKSTVDSFYSRFHGMFLQNASQKDIIEQLQTTMTIQDILSNLKLRAFLDNKYVIRLQEDSYNYLLRYLQSDNNNALCKVLTLHIHLDVQPAKRTDYQLYAGGSSSRNESNGLEPSDVPASILQNEAALDLLQDSIKRVKDGPPSLTTICFYAFYNTEQLLNTAEISPNSKLLAAGFDNSCVKLWSLRSRKLKSEPHLVDVSRIRLACDILDEEVWIPFFFSSPTLSAEEEEDDSAGTEMKILRGHCGPVYSTRFLSDSSGLLSCSEDMSIRYWDLGSFTNTVLYQGHAYPVWDLDISPCSLYFASGSHDRTARLWSFDRTYPLRIYAGHLADVDCVKFHPNSNYLATGSTDKTVRLWSTQQGNSVRLFTGHRGPVLALAFSPNGKYLASAGEDQRLKLWDLASGTLYKELRGHTDNITSLTFSPDSSLIASASMDNSVRVWDIRNTYCNAPADGSSSELVGVYTGQMNNVLSVQFMACNLLLVTGIAQENQEH; from the exons ATGAAACGCGTACGCGCAGAACAGATTCAGATGGCAGTGTCCTGCTACCTCAAGCGCCGTCAGTATGTGGACTCGGAAGGTCCCCTAAAACAAGGGCTGAGGCTGTGTCAGACTGCTGAAGAGATGGCAGCTAATCTCACAG TCCAATCTGAGTCTGGTTGTGCCAACGTTGtgtctgcagctccctgcctggcagAGCCACAGCAATATGAAGTACAATTTGGACGATTACGCAATTTTCTCACAG ATTCAGATTCTCAGCACAGCCATGAAGTGATGCCTCTTCTGTATCCCCTCTTTGTCTACCTCCATCTGAACATGGTCCAGAATGGCCTAAAAAGCACAGTGGACAGTTTTTACAGCCGCTTCCATGGCATGTTCTTGCAGAATGCCAGCCAGAAGGATATCATTGAGCAGTTGCAGACTACCATGACTATTCAAGATATCCTGTCCAACTTGAAGCTCCGGGCTTTTCTGGACAACAAGTACGTCATCCGCCTTCAAGAGGACAGCTACAACTACCTTCTTCGCTACCTCCAAAGTGACAACAACAACGCCCTGTGCAAAGTCCTGACCTTGCACATTCACCTGGATGTGCAGCCCGCCAAGAGGACTGACTACCAGCTCTACGCCGGTGGGAGCTCCTCGCGCAATGAGAGCAACGGCCTGGAACCCAGCGACGTGCCGGCTTCCATTCTGCAGAACGAGGCGGCGCTGGATTTACTGCAGGACAGCATTAAACGTGTCAAGGATGGGCCCCCTTCCTTAACGACCATCTGTTTCTATGCCTTCTATAACACAGAGCAGTTGCTGAACACTGCAGAGATATCACCAAATAGCAAGCTGCTCGCTGCGGGGTTCGATAATTCATGTGTGAAGCTGTGGAGCCTGCGTTCCAGGAAGTTAAAATCTGAGCCCCACCTCGTTGATGTGTCCCGCATCCGCCTGGCTTGTGACATCCTGGATGAGGAGGTCTGgatacccttttttttttcctcccctactCTTTCTGCTGAG gaggaagaggatgacaGCGCAGGCACAGAAATGAAGATCCTGAGAGGACACTGCGGACCTGTGTATAGCACAAGGTTCCTTTCAGACAGTTCAGGACTCTTATCTTGTTCTGAGGACATGTCCATCAGATACTGGGACCTCGGAAGTTTTACAAACACTGTGTTGTACCAAGGACATGCCTATCCTGTCTGGGATTTGGATATTAGCCCCTGCAGCCTGTACTTTGCCAGTGGTTCCCACGATCGCACTGCAAGGCTCTGGTCATTTGATCGGACGTACCCGCTGCGAATATACGCAGGCCATTTGGCAGACGTAGACTGTGTCAAGTTCCACCCTAATTCCAACTACTTGGCGACAGGCTCCACGGACAAAACTGTGCGCTTGTGGAGCACTCAGCAAGGCAACTCAGTGCGTCTTTTCACCGGGCACCGTGGCCCCGTGCTAGCGCTTGCGTTTTCTCCCAATGGTAAGTACCTGGCATCAGCAGGTGAAGACCAGCGGCTAAAGCTGTGGGACTTGGCATCAGGAACTCTTTACAAAGAACTGAGGGGGCACACGGACAACATAACCAGCCTTACTTTTAGCCCCGATAGTAGTTTAATTGCTTCAGCGTCGATGGACAATTCAGTCCGGGTCTGGGACATTCGGAACACTTACTGCAACGCCCCTGCAGATGGGTCTTCCAGTGAACTGGTTGGTGTATATACCGGACAAATGAATAATGTACTGAGCGTACAGTTTATGGCCTGTAATCTTCTTCTAGTGACTGGAATTGCACAAGAAAATCAggaacattaa